In Lolium rigidum isolate FL_2022 chromosome 3, APGP_CSIRO_Lrig_0.1, whole genome shotgun sequence, the genomic window atgagaaggtggtcccgcaccatatcggctttagggtccataaggctcgttagcttgcatcttcgacacggacatcttatctccttttggttatttctaatcatctcgtccgtcgcggctttcaaaaacctagccacaacgccttcgctcatcatgcggaccatggtcgcctgcggatatagagaaaatggatatcttagcataccaaaagaaaattttggcatgaccttccctaaaaataggacatgtatatgcgtagtatgcccaacattcgccgaaacggaaatgaatcaacgtttcggcaaaatattggcaactccatcgcatttcaaatccctgcaaacaaaaacacatgcaacacatgtgtggaggcttcgcatatacaacacacatgtggatccggaggcttcgcatacaacacacatgcacgtgacgcttttcgcgcatgcgcacgtacacatgatatcatcgagcttcgcacataacatatgtgcatgacgtgtgtgcaagacgatcggaaccgttcacacacaaagcataaaaccaacaaagttaccgatacggtgagacctagagtgttggatgaggtaaaaagttgagattgagtagggtattgagctaagaaagcttcaccattagttacctatgaagaaaattaagtttaccaacttaattttggtgaatgaagaggtgaaaatgaggtgggaaggaggggcaacacgaccagatccagatttggtgggaggtggtggtggaagagtgtttggggaaagtgggtggcacatgtgagtggagggtgaaaagcggGAAATGGTCCCGaggttagcggtggcgcaccacctagccgtgcgccacttgctagggtgacatagcaatggcgcacttcgctaagtggtgcgccactgctcaccGTTACTCGTAAACCCACGCCCTGCCcaacttagcggtggcgcaccatgtcggcggtgcgccatacctagtagtggcgcaccaagcagtgcgccattgctaaagccctcatctctgaagggccctggccacctcctagcagtagcgcaccacaaagacatgcgctataagtaagccatgtagcagtggcgcaccatgcagacgtgcgccactattagttttgggtgggagctggcctcctgcccggaattagtaatggcgcaccacaaacaaggtgcgccactactacatttgtaacagtggcccaccattttgtggtgcgccactgctaagtagtagtggcgcacggccatcatggtgcgccactgaagtcaaccttacggctaggccttttcctagtagtggtcaGTATATTTTGACGTACTCACATGTCTTATTAAATTGGTCAGATATGGAAGACCGAAATGTGGAAGATTCTTTGACGATGTCTTTGCTTACTATGATGTTTCCAGCCCATTGATGTTAAAACTGACATTTCATTTCAGACATGTCCGAAATAGTGGGTAAGGCGATACTTAATTGAAGAGTTTGCCCCCCGTTGCGAGGATTCATATTGATAGCTGTCGGGAAGGTAGCATCGGTTGATCCAAGTGACTTAAACATCGACTTTTTCATCCATTGTTAACTAGAAAGAGAAGATACATCATCTAGTCATCTAGTTTCTAAAAGACGTAGGATTTTATTCTCAGAATCCAACGAGCTCCAATAACACATCTATGCTTTTGTAAGATCTGGTAGGTTCTAACGAGATAGGTGACTAGATGAGGCCTCCCTCTCATTCGGCACAATACAGTTTGGGGGGCTCCATCGAGGGTAGTAAGGCCATAACGGTGTTTCTTTCCATGACGGAGCTCAAGTCTGCTAGCGATTACATGAAAACGGATATCGCACACGGACCTAACGAGTTACTGGTTTCTATAAAAGATGTTGGTCCTAGCGAAAgtcataactcttcaagctcataGATGCCCTTTGTGGTTTGGTGGACATAAGGGGTCTGAACTTCGTTGATCCTTATCTTGTTACCGACAACCTCTTGGCAGATCAAATTAGGCAGTTCCATCGGATTTCCCTTACGAACGTCATCTTCAAGTTGGTGGGCAAAGTTTGGAGGCAAAACGATTTACATAAACCAACATCTTTTACGGGTTTTCAGGAGGAGCCTATATTTCCAACCGACTTCAAAAAACTCTTCGAGCCATACAACATATAATATATCTGAAAAGAGGTATTTATTGTCCATAAAGAAAATTGAAGGCTCATATGTGCTTTACCCATAAATGATATGCATTGGGTATTGAGCCAGCTAGTTTGATTTGACTATTTTCTGTGTGGCCAAAATTAGTTTTAGAGGATTAGTGAAAGAAAATTGTGTTGCAGGACTAAATCAAATACTGCGTATGAATTTTCCAACAAATACGACGAAACCAAAtttattttctgtatttttttcCTATTGAAAAAGTACAGTTAGCTTTGATAACCACCTTCTCCTGTTCTCCATCGTGCATTCCCCCTCGCACTCGCAATTGCTCCATTCCCTGGGGAAATCCATGGCCAAGTTCTCCTTCGCCGACGCTGCCGACGAAGACCATCCTCCCGCCCCCTCCCCCGCCCCCGCCGCAGACACCACCGACGCCGGGGGCTGCGACAAGAGGAAGCGTGACGGCGTCGGCGGCCCTCACGACAGCGCGGTCGGTGGCGGACCACCGTCCAAGGCCCGGAAATTGGATGGCGTGGGCGGGGAGCGGGCGGTCAAGGGGGAAGGCGGGTGCGGTCGGGAGGTGCGGAGGGTCGGCGGGGACGGCGACGCGGGGATCAGCATGCGGATCGACCCGGACTTGCTCGACTGTTCCATCTGCTTCGAGCCCCTCTGCCCTCCCCTCTACCAGGTTGCCTAATTTGCTCAGCTCTGCGAATTGAATTGGAATTCAGAATTTGCACTTTCCATATGCGTGCACAGTTACTCAGTTAGTAGTTCTACTACTCTCAAGAACTAAGAGACGACAAACCAGTATCTAAAAATGCATATCTGAGTGAAAATCCACACCACTGCTGCCAGCTGATCTGACACTCACGGTAGCTTTCTGACCATCATCCTATCATGTGCACAGAGAAGCAGCACTAATTTAGGGATTAAAGACAACCAGTTCCCATTGTAGACAATTTTCTTTCGATTACTTGGTCTGGTTCATTTCCTTCTATAACTTCCTgcagtataacatggccatggctaaCTTCCTTCGGTATAACATGGCCACTGTCAATGAAGTAGGTGAGACAAATATCATACCCCTCAGCTTATAAGCACACGCATTAGAACTATTGAAAGAACCCTAGTCCCCTATGATACTAAACCATCATGGAACAAATCGTGAACAAAGATATTCCATGGATGGTTCTGAACATACTCAGAAGATTCACTTTTCTGAACAAATACAGTCGAGTCCACAAAGCTAAAGCCATGCGATCAATGCAATTTTCATGCTATGTTTAAGGCGTGAAACAAGCTGCAGAGGCATGCGCAATTAGTTCTACTGCTTTGTAGAATTCCGACAGTTGTCTAGAAATGCATATTTGAACGAAAATGCTCAATATTGCGTCCAAACTGATCTAGCTCTCGCCgtaccttttttattttcattctatCCCTGCATACGCCAGCACCATTACTTTAGGGATTCTGATAATCAGTTCCCATGTTAGATATTTACTTTTGATTAGTTGCTCTTTTCGTTTAACTCTGATCATTTTCTGGATTTTAGGTTCTAGCAAAACTATATAGCAAATAAGAAAGAAGAGTGAAACATAGAACAGACCGATTGTCATATATTACACTGTTTCTCCTACAAGTTTATACCCTTCACAGCGTGCCGCTCAACCTCTTTCTCTATGGCAGTCACCTCGTTATGTTCTGAAGGTCTCTACATTTTTTAACTGAAAAACACTAATTAAGAGTCAAAACTCGTAAAACTGTATCATTTGTATTTGCTTTTCTGAGCACATAGACTCGAGTCAAGAAAAAGCCATGTGATCGACATAATGTTTTGGTGTGTCTTTAAGGCGTGAATTAAGCTGTAAATGCAGAATTGGTGTCTCAGCTGGGATATGAACCGGTCACTTGAAACACCACACTTTATAGAAGTTCTTTTTTCATAAGAAGCAAAGTTTTAGATTGCCCTTACGTGATCACAGCTTGTTTTTTGTATTTCACAGTGCCAAAACGGCCACGTAGCATGCTTTTCCTGCTGGTCAAGGCTCAGCAACAAGTGCCATGTTTGTTCTCACGATGCTATCTTTGCACGAAACATCGCGCTGGAGAAGATCGTCGAGTCAATCAAGTCCTCCTGCGCATACGCCAAGTGgggctgttgcaacctggttagCTATGCGCAGAGAACCACCCACGAAGAAGCCTGCCTCTTTGCCCCTTCGACGTGCCCTATTCCTGGCTGTGGATATAGAGGCTTCACTGGATGTTGGTCAGGTCACTTCCTTGTCGACCATAGTGCTGATTGCTTGCATTTCGTCTATGGCCAGCCCTTTGAAGTGAATCTTGAGGTGTCCCTGCCTTTTCTAGTTCTTCTTGGAGAGGACGATCACCTATTCCTGCTTCTGAACAAGAACATGATGCCCTTCGGGCACGCATTTACGGTGGTTTGTCTGAGGACCGGTAATCTGAATTGGAAATTCTCATATGAAATTAAAACAGCTAGTGGAGGGAACCCTGAAAACTCCATGCAGCTGAAGGCTTCTGTCACAAATACAAAGGAGTGGGCCGATGTGCACCCTTCAGAAGCATTTCTCCTGGTTCCATATGATTTCTGCAGTTCTACCAACCTAACCCTTCATGTCACTGTTGCAAGGTCTGCCTCTGTATGATGTGATTATGTGATCTCCCCTTTGTTTCTCTGTCTTCTAAAATGTAGAAAGTGTGTAGCAGTGGAAATTTATCATCCGAAGTACTTTCAGGATGTACATGTATGTACATTGTAAATCGCTAGCCTAAATTTAGAGAAGTAAAGTTTTAGAGTTCATTTATATAAGAGCAAGTTTATGATACTGTCATTTTTTCATATAATTAAGCAGGATCAGCAGAACAACTTTTGAATCACAGATCACAGGTGCCCAGTCAAATTTCCTCTTGTGTGCACATGCATTGTATGGGACACCTGTTCAGTTGATGGATAACAAGTGGCTCCTGAAAACAAAATCGTAATTGAACAATACGAATGCAGTCTTGGACAGGATGCACCACACAAGGCTGCCAGGGAGGGAGGATGAACATATGACAGATACCTCACATAGTATGTTTCATTGGCTAGCATATCAAACCCAATTACTGAGATCAACAGAAGTACCATTCCGATCAGAAAGCATGTCGATCCTGCACAGAGTATACACAAACGACTCTGATATCGGCTCAGGGCGACCAAGATACTCAAGCTTGGAGGTGCGCAGGTAGTAAGCAAACGCGCAATGCTTGTGCTGGTAACCGAAGAAGACAATCTCCTTGTGAGGATGGTACCCTAAGACATCCAACCAACCCATGTACTGGTTTAAGGGGCTGTTGCCGGCTTGTTCTGCAACATTGACGCcaccatcatcatcgtcgtcggagTCGGAGTCCCATTCACGGAATGCCTGCTCAATTGACTCCCTTCTCAGGGGATCGTCCAGGATCCAAGAGTATCCTGCCGGTCATagatccggttggaccggcccccgGCGCAGACCGGTTCCTGTGCCGGTGCCAGCCGGGGAGTGTTCTATAAGACACAGAGACTCCCCGGTCACGGCCCGGTCagcagcccggtttggaccggccggttccggtcaggcgcccggttggaccgggtgctgggccgggcgTCCCGGCGCCAACCGGTTCCTGTACTGATGTCAACCGGGGGCGTTACTACAAGACATCGACATGCTCCGGTCATGGTCCGGCGCCcactccggtttggaccggctggttcggtccctggcccggtctgatcgggccctgcgccggacggcccggtccctggtcggttgaccgggtttctcgaggaaaatgctgaggtgggaagtcatcaacggccatatttcaagtgacactatatataccccttcttctacctctgaaggggtaggcactacactacaagctgttcttgagctctctctcatactccattgttagaaacaccaaaagccttagttctccctcctcctccacccaaactcaaatccctccggggaaacgatagaggaggacccgatctactgttctaccaagccaaatcttattcccccttggaaaccctaggtgggcaagagaggtccggaagcattcgggctgtggatttgctcctgacaagattgtgaaggtttggaggctacctcaaagtctaccacaagtgagtgagctattccttcgtgggataggctccggagaatagggtgagccttcgtggcgtggggaatccttcgtgggacctccacccctccaaacgtgacgtaccttcttgcaaaggaagggaacatgggaataaaccctcgtctccacgtgctatcggttatctctaaccgaactccttacttgtgatataactgcctgtgagagccttcgtgcttgagttacttgtatcctcatataggttgcttcacgtagtttgcattaggctcatctttatattccgcaaagcctaatattgcaaagaaagaattaaaatctgtagaaacttattcacccccctctaggtttaccatctctgaactttcaactcctttatgtttacaaaacacacaagtattaatatttacggttaataaaattatagcatgggtgtaaacatttatcatgaacactaagatataacaataaactcttttattattgcctcttgggcatatctccaacaaaggtAACTCTGCTTCCCTCTTCTACCTCTCTCtactccatcttctccatctgatCGAGCTTTGCCTACTGAATCCTCTCATGCttatgttgttgttgctgttatgcttcttgtgcttgcttgatgcatTATCTATGCCTACTGGTGCTTTGCTCTTGCCTATCTGTGCCTACTGATGCTATGCTGATGCCTCTGTGATTCCTACTGGTCAATTGTGCTAAGCTTGCCCTATCTATTCATGCCCTTGTGTTGTTCATATGGTTACTAGTGCTTGTGTTCATCCTATCCTATAtatttatgcttatgtgctactcCAAATACTTATTGGTGGCGTTGCTATTGACAGAGTCTTGCATTACTGACACTTGTGGTGCCAGTGATGCTCTCTTGTGCCCTGTGCTTGATCCATTTGGTCCATTTGGTTCAATGCATGCTTGTGGTACTTTTCTGTGCCTTGTgcttgatctaattgatccatttgatcaacagATGCTAGTGGCTAGGTTAAGGTTACAGGGTTAATTCTTGGCTAATTGGTGTGCTTTCCCTAGCTACTACTATGATTTATACTTGTTCTAGATGCTACTCATGTGTGTGGGTGATGTTGTTGCTATCCATAGCATATTGGACAAGATCCAATGGCTAGGATGCAATTGGACATGCTACTGGTTGCCTTTCAGTGATGCTACTGCTTGACCATTTGATGGATTATCCTGTATTCATgcctggtgatacgtctcaaacgtatctgtaatttcttatgttccatgctagttttatgacaatactcacatgttttacatacactttacatcattttgatgcatttttcggcactaacctattaacaagatgccgaagcgccggttctcgttttacgctgtttttggtttcagaaatcttacataggaaatattctcggaattggacgaaacaaaagcccacggtcttattttccacggagccttccagaacaccgaagaggagacggagaggggccatgaggcggccacaccataggggggcgcggccccacccctggccgcgccgccatatggggtgggcccctcgagcgtccctcgactctgccccttcgcctatataatccttccgtcgcgaaaaccctagtaccgagagccacgatacgagaaaagttcgcgagacgccgccgccgtcaaccccatctcgggggttcgaagatcgcctccggcaccccgccggagaggggaatcatcaccggagtgctctacatcaccatgcccgcctccggaccgatgcgtgagtagttcatccttggactatgggtccatagcggtagctagatggttgtcttctcctcttgtgctatcatgtttagatcttgtgagttgcctatcatgatcaagatcatctatttgtaatgctacatgttatgtttgttgggatccgatgaatatggaatactatgtcaagttgattatcgatttatcatatatgtgttgtttatgatcttgcatgctccccgttgctagtagaggctctggccaagttgatacttgtaactccaagagggagtatttatgctctatagtgggttcatgcctccattgaatgcgggacgatgtgacgaaagttccaaggttgtggatgtctttgttgccactagggataaaacatcaatgctttgtctaaggatatttgtattgtttacattacgcacggtacttaatgcaattgtccattgtttgcaacttaatacttggaaggggtgcggatgctaacccgaaggtggactttttaggcatagatgcatcgttggatagcggtctatgttctttgtcataatgccctaagtaaatctcatagtagtcatcatgatatgtatgtgcattgttatgccctctctatttgtcaattgcccaactgtaatttattcacccaacatgctatttatcttattggagagacaccactagtgaactgtggaccccggtccattcttttacatcttaaatacaacctatcgcaatcattgttctctgttgttctttgcaaacaaacatcattctccacaccatacgtttaatcctttgtttacagcaagccggtgagattgacaacctcactgttaagttggggcaaagtattttgattgtgttgtgcaggttccacgttggcgccggaatccctggtgttgcgtcgtactacactccttcaccaacaaccttcacgtggccttcatctcctactggttcgataatcttggtttcttactgaggaaaaatttgctgttgtacgcatcacaccttcctcttggggttcccaacggacgtgtgcttcacgcgtcatcacctggatggattatttatatatataaactgcttatgcagtgttgattatatGCATTGATTTGTATGAAATGATATCTCCATGATCAATTGAGAGATAAACAAAGTCTGAATCTATTTCTGGATAATGATGACTTATAAATTTGGTGTATTGGATGTattgtggttgatgtgaccacagtagccttgctactgcttgGGTTGCTCTCACTGTTGGCTTAATTCTTGTTggatactcatctttgcttgcacggTAGGGAATCATAATTaatatgaatgccactgtgtttgcctgtgaagaaataaatgtataatctGATGGTTTCTTGGCTAGGAACTTGCTAGGTGGTCTTCGTAGCTTCTAGTACCTATGTATCACTCTATTGATTTCTATTTATGCATCTATACTTGTCTATTTGCACATGAATAGTATTTGGATGATATTTGGATTTAGCTGCTCTATTTCTGCCAGTAATCCTTGgtcaaaaccaagtgatgataaccCCCATGAGCATCTACTCATGCTTATGCCTTGTATCATGCTATGAtatggattggatccattggATCCACTCGAGGTATATGTTATAC contains:
- the LOC124694269 gene encoding putative E3 ubiquitin-protein ligase SINA-like 9 — encoded protein: MAKFSFADAADEDHPPAPSPAPAADTTDAGGCDKRKRDGVGGPHDSAVGGGPPSKARKLDGVGGERAVKGEGGCGREVRRVGGDGDAGISMRIDPDLLDCSICFEPLCPPLYQCQNGHVACFSCWSRLSNKCHVCSHDAIFARNIALEKIVESIKSSCAYAKWGCCNLVSYAQRTTHEEACLFAPSTCPIPGCGYRGFTGCWSGHFLVDHSADCLHFVYGQPFEVNLEVSLPFLVLLGEDDHLFLLLNKNMMPFGHAFTVVCLRTGNLNWKFSYEIKTASGGNPENSMQLKASVTNTKEWADVHPSEAFLLVPYDFCSSTNLTLHVTVARSASV